Proteins from one Nakamurella multipartita DSM 44233 genomic window:
- a CDS encoding DUF3000 domain-containing protein → MTGSMTAAGPAAFRRAVTRLDVARLRSEIEIGPLPAPARLAPYSHAVSAAVYPPGAAEETASGRLVLLFDPDGVPAWGGELRIVAFATCELDPEIAQDPLLPEVAWSWLTESLEASGAGYAALGGTVTATSSTRFGDIAGPQRADDLEMRASWTADEQTDLHLQAFAGFLAAAAGLPPEGVTLLQRADPFAARSDRYDH, encoded by the coding sequence ATGACGGGGTCGATGACCGCGGCCGGACCGGCCGCCTTCCGCCGGGCGGTGACTCGGCTGGACGTCGCCCGGCTGCGGAGCGAGATCGAGATCGGACCGCTGCCGGCGCCCGCCCGCCTCGCGCCCTACAGCCACGCGGTCTCCGCGGCGGTCTACCCGCCCGGGGCGGCGGAGGAAACGGCCTCCGGCCGACTGGTGCTGCTCTTCGATCCGGACGGGGTTCCGGCCTGGGGCGGGGAGTTGCGAATTGTGGCGTTCGCCACGTGCGAGCTCGATCCGGAGATCGCGCAGGACCCGCTGCTGCCGGAGGTGGCCTGGAGCTGGTTGACCGAATCGCTGGAGGCCAGCGGGGCGGGTTACGCCGCGCTGGGCGGCACCGTCACCGCCACTTCTTCCACCCGATTCGGTGACATTGCCGGCCCGCAGCGGGCCGATGACCTGGAAATGCGCGCTTCGTGGACCGCCGATGAGCAGACCGACCTCCATTTGCAGGCTTTCGCGGGCTTCCTCGCCGCGGCCGCCGGCCTTCCCCCCGAAGGTGTCACGCTCCTTCAAAGAGCCGATCCGTTCGCGGCACGTTCGGACCGATACGATCACTGA
- a CDS encoding HRDC domain-containing protein: MDDDAVVDGPAAPPSTPEDAGPPAVPLLAPRDPIVGPLTQIPDLLEWARRFATEPAGPVAIDAERASGFRYGGRAYLVQLRRPDLGTALLDPIALGDLAVLDQPLAHSEWVLHAATQDLPCLAEAGIRPRRLFDTELAGRLAGFPRVGLAPLVEQVLGLQLRKGHGAADWSTRPLPHDWLVYAALDVEVLVDLRDAMEQELSRQNKLEWAQQEFAALVAAPPPAPRPDPWRRTSGVHKISDRRALAVVREMWLARDGLARRRDVAPHRVLPDSAIIAAATARPTTITALVALPVFSGRMQRRNAELWLAAINRALTAPADELPPPRFQGDGPPAPAKWASRDAAAAARLQATKAALAELSERVRTPVENLLSPDLVRRVLWTPPDEQGSGLDAALAQELAGRGARPWQIELVGPVLREAIVTTQG, from the coding sequence ATCGACGACGATGCCGTCGTCGACGGCCCGGCCGCACCCCCGAGCACGCCCGAGGACGCCGGCCCACCGGCCGTCCCGCTGCTCGCCCCCCGCGACCCCATCGTCGGCCCGCTGACCCAGATCCCCGACCTGCTGGAATGGGCCCGGCGGTTCGCCACCGAACCGGCCGGCCCGGTCGCCATCGACGCCGAACGCGCCTCCGGCTTCCGCTACGGCGGCCGCGCCTACCTGGTCCAGCTGCGCCGCCCCGATCTGGGCACCGCCCTGCTGGACCCGATCGCGCTGGGCGATCTGGCCGTGCTCGACCAGCCGCTGGCCCATTCCGAATGGGTGCTGCACGCGGCCACCCAGGACCTGCCCTGCCTGGCCGAAGCCGGCATCCGGCCGCGCCGGCTGTTCGACACCGAACTGGCCGGCCGGCTGGCCGGGTTCCCGCGGGTCGGTCTGGCCCCGCTGGTGGAACAGGTACTGGGCCTGCAGTTGCGCAAGGGTCACGGCGCGGCCGATTGGTCCACCCGCCCGCTGCCGCACGATTGGCTGGTCTACGCGGCCCTGGACGTCGAGGTGCTGGTCGACCTGCGCGATGCCATGGAGCAGGAACTGAGCCGGCAGAACAAGCTCGAATGGGCTCAGCAGGAGTTCGCCGCGCTGGTGGCCGCGCCGCCGCCGGCGCCCCGGCCGGATCCCTGGCGCCGTACCTCCGGGGTGCACAAGATCAGCGACCGGCGGGCGCTGGCCGTGGTCCGCGAGATGTGGTTGGCCCGGGACGGGCTGGCCCGCCGGCGCGACGTCGCCCCGCACCGGGTGCTGCCCGACTCGGCGATCATCGCGGCGGCCACCGCCCGACCGACCACCATCACCGCCCTGGTGGCCCTGCCGGTGTTCTCCGGCCGGATGCAGCGCCGCAACGCCGAGCTGTGGTTGGCCGCCATCAACCGGGCGCTGACCGCGCCGGCCGACGAGCTGCCCCCGCCGCGTTTCCAGGGCGACGGGCCGCCGGCGCCGGCCAAGTGGGCCTCCCGGGACGCGGCGGCCGCCGCCCGGCTCCAGGCGACCAAGGCCGCGCTGGCCGAACTGTCCGAACGGGTCCGCACCCCGGTGGAGAACCTGCTGTCCCCCGACCTGGTCCGCCGGGTGCTGTGGACGCCGCCGGACGAGCAGGGCAGCGGCCTGGACGCCGCGCTGGCCCAGGAGCTGGCCGGTCGTGGGGCCCGTCCCTGGCAGATCGAGCTGGTCGGGCCGGTGCTGCGCGAGGCCATCGTCACCACCCAGGGGTGA
- a CDS encoding LuxR C-terminal-related transcriptional regulator — translation MSDETGIFGAGPVGVVAGRRGPGTSQVDAGVMLPSQRAPAAAVPRSNLRVTTVLLVDPDRATREPLKASLTDVGIGRIVEAPSVAAAEEIIGRQLVGDLALVSLQLGTDTARLVHLLREAGWPRIIALAPTAEIGPVIDAVGSGVSGVLIGRRANPSAAAIPATIHDLSSREIEVIRLVADGRSNKWIGDQLSLSALTVKSHLARIGRKLGTGDRAHMVALAMRAGVIA, via the coding sequence GTGAGTGACGAGACAGGCATCTTCGGTGCAGGACCCGTCGGGGTCGTGGCCGGACGCCGTGGACCCGGCACCAGTCAGGTCGACGCGGGGGTCATGCTGCCCAGCCAGCGGGCGCCGGCCGCGGCCGTCCCGCGCTCCAATCTCCGCGTCACCACCGTGCTGCTGGTCGACCCCGATCGCGCCACCCGGGAGCCGCTCAAGGCCAGCCTCACCGACGTCGGCATCGGCCGGATCGTGGAAGCGCCCTCGGTCGCCGCGGCCGAGGAGATCATCGGCCGCCAGCTGGTGGGCGACCTGGCCCTGGTCAGCCTGCAGCTGGGCACCGACACCGCGCGGCTGGTGCACCTGCTCCGCGAGGCCGGCTGGCCGCGCATCATCGCGCTCGCCCCGACCGCCGAGATCGGACCGGTGATCGACGCGGTCGGCTCCGGTGTGAGCGGCGTGCTCATCGGCCGGCGGGCCAACCCGTCCGCGGCCGCGATCCCGGCCACCATCCACGACCTGTCCAGCCGGGAGATCGAGGTCATCCGCCTGGTCGCCGACGGCCGGTCCAACAAGTGGATCGGTGACCAGCTCTCGCTGTCCGCCCTCACCGTCAAGAGCCACCTCGCCCGCATCGGCCGCAAGCTGGGCACCGGGGATCGCGCCCACATGGTCGCCCTGGCCATGCGCGCCGGCGTGATCGCCTGA
- a CDS encoding thiolase family protein, which yields MAVSSPESTSSPRPPAPRTLRDVVFVEGVRTPFGKAGDKGQYAQTRADDMVAKVIRELLRRRPELPPERIDEVAVAAATQTGDQGLTIGRTSALLAGLPKTVPGFAIDRMCAGAMTAVTTVASGIAVGAYDVAIAGGVEHMGHHPMAQGADPNPRFLADKLVDPSALNMGSTAENLHDRYPQLTKARADAFAVASQDKYAKALANGQIGPDLVPVATRSEQGWGLAVADELPRPGTTLEALGSLRTPFRPHGRVSAGNASGLTDGATGCLLVAADVAAELGLPVRMRMVGYAFAGVEPETMGVGPIPATEKALAKAGLSIDDIGLIEINEAFAVQVLAFTDHFGLADDDERINQYGGAIAMGHPLASSGVRLMTQLARQFDERPDVRYGLTTMCVGLGMGGTVIWENPHWTGSPTSDPAANETAATDTETTGSAQ from the coding sequence ATGGCTGTGTCATCTCCGGAATCGACCTCGTCCCCGCGCCCGCCGGCCCCCCGGACGCTGCGCGACGTGGTGTTCGTCGAGGGGGTGCGCACCCCGTTCGGCAAGGCCGGCGACAAGGGTCAGTACGCGCAGACCCGCGCCGACGACATGGTGGCCAAGGTGATCCGCGAGCTGCTGCGGCGCCGCCCCGAACTGCCGCCCGAGCGCATCGACGAGGTCGCCGTGGCCGCCGCCACCCAGACCGGCGACCAGGGCCTGACCATCGGCCGGACCTCGGCCCTGCTGGCCGGGCTGCCCAAGACGGTGCCCGGCTTCGCCATCGACCGGATGTGTGCCGGCGCGATGACCGCCGTCACCACCGTCGCGTCCGGCATCGCCGTGGGCGCCTACGACGTGGCCATCGCCGGCGGCGTCGAGCACATGGGCCACCACCCGATGGCGCAGGGCGCCGACCCCAACCCCCGCTTCCTGGCCGACAAGCTGGTCGACCCGTCCGCGCTGAACATGGGCTCGACGGCCGAGAACCTGCACGACCGCTACCCGCAGCTGACCAAGGCCCGGGCCGACGCGTTCGCGGTGGCCAGCCAGGACAAGTACGCCAAGGCGCTGGCCAACGGCCAGATCGGGCCCGACCTGGTGCCCGTGGCCACCCGCTCCGAGCAGGGCTGGGGGCTGGCCGTCGCCGACGAGCTGCCTCGTCCCGGTACCACCCTGGAGGCTCTGGGCAGCCTGCGCACCCCGTTCCGGCCGCACGGCCGGGTCAGCGCCGGCAACGCCTCGGGCCTGACCGACGGGGCCACCGGCTGCCTGCTGGTCGCCGCCGACGTCGCCGCGGAGCTCGGCCTGCCGGTGCGGATGCGGATGGTCGGCTACGCCTTCGCCGGCGTCGAGCCCGAGACGATGGGGGTCGGTCCCATCCCGGCCACCGAGAAGGCCTTGGCCAAGGCCGGTCTGAGCATCGACGACATCGGCCTGATCGAGATCAACGAGGCCTTCGCCGTGCAGGTGCTGGCCTTCACCGACCACTTCGGCCTGGCCGACGACGACGAGCGGATCAACCAGTACGGCGGCGCGATCGCGATGGGCCACCCACTGGCCTCCTCGGGCGTGCGGCTGATGACCCAGCTGGCCCGGCAGTTCGACGAACGCCCCGACGTCCGGTACGGCCTGACCACGATGTGCGTCGGCCTGGGCATGGGCGGCACCGTCATCTGGGAGAACCCGCACTGGACCGGCTCGCCGACCTCCGACCCCGCAGCGAACGAGACCGCAGCGACCGACACCGAGACCACCGGGAGCGCCCAGTGA
- a CDS encoding alpha/beta hydrolase has product MSGARRIGPLAAGLAALTMVLLAGCTLGPSQRPALATYGPGPAATVTTTAPASGTVGPGGPGQRADPIRWQGCADVADTDPTTGQQFDVDCATVVTEGSAVGSAGRRSIEVARARAAGVADDAPVLVVLDGSPGQHGRSDVAAVAAGLSPAVRQHFAVVTVDLAGSGDADPIDCISRTDLGALATLGADPTQPEGAKALAEVTRSITFECTDQGGPDLPLVNTTEAADDLDHLRAALGTDRLTVLGRGAGATLGTVYADRYPGRVQAAVLDAPANPMDAADARAAAVGVAAEKALDAFAAACPTFSGGCPLGADPRGTVEKTVAQLDAAATPGTGRVTGGSVLLSLLLGLGDPAVWPGLAGDIAKAGQGDTTALASRLSTALGLSDSRSWVTPALIYACNDTAVRLGPDQLATAVQDVRAQAPLFGPYALGLLGVCGSWPAPENALGAVKANGAPPILVLGAVDDPVAPYESVRALAGQLASAVLVSWQSGTHGSYPASACAAGAVDGYLLQGQLPAVGTLCPP; this is encoded by the coding sequence ATGAGCGGCGCGCGCCGGATCGGCCCGCTCGCCGCCGGGTTGGCCGCGCTGACCATGGTGCTGCTGGCCGGCTGCACCCTGGGCCCGTCCCAACGGCCGGCGTTGGCCACCTACGGCCCCGGGCCGGCCGCCACCGTGACCACCACCGCCCCGGCCAGCGGCACCGTCGGACCCGGTGGTCCCGGGCAGCGGGCCGACCCGATCCGCTGGCAGGGCTGCGCGGACGTCGCCGACACCGACCCGACGACCGGCCAGCAGTTCGACGTCGACTGCGCCACCGTGGTCACCGAGGGGTCGGCGGTCGGGTCGGCCGGGCGGCGGAGCATCGAGGTGGCCCGTGCCCGCGCCGCCGGCGTCGCCGACGACGCCCCGGTCCTGGTGGTGCTGGACGGTTCCCCTGGCCAGCACGGTCGCAGCGACGTGGCCGCCGTCGCCGCCGGCCTGTCCCCGGCCGTGCGCCAGCACTTCGCGGTGGTCACCGTCGATCTGGCCGGCAGCGGTGACGCCGACCCGATCGACTGCATCTCCCGTACCGACCTGGGCGCGCTGGCCACCCTGGGGGCCGATCCGACCCAACCCGAGGGGGCCAAGGCCCTGGCCGAGGTGACCCGCTCGATCACCTTCGAGTGCACCGACCAGGGCGGTCCTGACCTGCCGCTGGTGAACACCACCGAAGCCGCCGACGACCTGGACCATCTACGGGCCGCGCTGGGCACCGACCGGCTGACCGTGCTCGGCCGCGGCGCCGGGGCGACCCTGGGCACCGTCTACGCCGACCGGTATCCGGGCCGGGTGCAGGCCGCGGTCCTGGATGCGCCGGCCAACCCGATGGATGCCGCGGACGCCAGGGCCGCGGCCGTCGGGGTGGCCGCGGAGAAGGCATTGGACGCGTTCGCGGCCGCCTGCCCGACCTTCAGCGGCGGCTGCCCGCTGGGCGCCGATCCGCGCGGCACCGTGGAGAAGACGGTTGCCCAGCTCGACGCGGCCGCGACCCCGGGCACCGGCCGGGTGACCGGCGGGTCGGTGCTGCTGAGCCTGCTGCTGGGACTGGGCGACCCGGCCGTCTGGCCCGGGCTGGCCGGCGACATCGCCAAGGCCGGGCAGGGCGACACCACCGCCCTGGCCAGCCGCCTGAGCACCGCGCTCGGCCTGTCCGACAGCCGGTCGTGGGTGACCCCGGCCCTGATCTACGCCTGCAACGACACCGCGGTCCGGCTCGGCCCGGACCAGCTGGCCACCGCGGTCCAGGACGTCCGGGCGCAGGCCCCGCTGTTCGGGCCCTACGCCCTGGGCCTGCTCGGGGTGTGCGGGTCGTGGCCGGCACCGGAGAACGCGCTCGGCGCGGTCAAGGCCAACGGCGCGCCCCCGATCCTGGTGCTCGGCGCGGTCGACGACCCCGTCGCCCCGTACGAATCGGTGCGGGCCCTGGCCGGTCAGCTGGCCTCGGCCGTCCTGGTCAGCTGGCAGTCCGGCACCCACGGCAGCTATCCGGCGAGCGCGTGCGCCGCCGGGGCCGTCGACGGCTACCTGCTGCAGGGTCAGTTGCCCGCCGTCGGCACCCTCTGCCCGCCCTGA